Proteins co-encoded in one Capsicum annuum cultivar UCD-10X-F1 chromosome 9, UCD10Xv1.1, whole genome shotgun sequence genomic window:
- the LOC107842330 gene encoding phospholipase D alpha 1, protein MGPRLLHGTLHATIYEVDKIRAGWCDCCGPTAPQKASKRILNNVKKLFFCAPKISATKLYATIDLDKARVGRTRIAENEPSNPHWNDTFRLFCAHEISNIIFTVKDENPVSATLIGRAYLPVEEVLNRYVVNKWVPILDEDGHPISGRSKIHVRLQFFSVKQDSNWSRGITSPAFGGIPYTFFKERQGCQVTLYPDADISDDDITNYLKSQGLFEPQRCWEDIFDAINNAKHLIYIAGWSVYTKITLIRNPRRQKIGGEQKIGAELTLGELLKKKASEGVNVLLLVWDDITSDEVLKRDGLMSTHDQETADYFKNTDVHCCLCPRNADSGKTVIQGFQVGTMFTHHQKTIVVDTEIPGGLSQKRMIVSFLGGIDLCDGRYDTREHSLFRTLDTVHKQDFHQPNFPGSSIAKGGPREPWHDIHCRLEGPVAWDVLYNFEQRWRKQIGDRFIYSLNELDKFIIRPTEITASRDRETWNVQIFRSIDGGAVKDFPDTPEEAAEVGLVTGKNNVIDQSIHDAYISAIRRAKNFIYIENQYFVGSCYGWKPTQDVKLEDIGALHLIPKELSLKIVSKIQAGERFTVYIVLPMWPEGIPESDSVQAILDWQRRTMEMMYTDICNALKAKGITTADPRDYLTFFCLGNREVKKPGEYEPPQKPDPDTDYARAQQFRRFMIYVHSKMMIVDDEYIIIGSANINQRSMDGGRDSEIAMGGYQRYHLGSNQPPRGKIYGFRMSLWCEHLNYADDSFIDPSSLECVRKVNGMADESWKLYSSDTFDLDLPGHLLRYPVNISNTGQITALPGFKFFPDTKAAVLGTKSQYLPPILTT, encoded by the exons ATGGGTCCACGTTTGTTGCATGGGACTCTTCATGCTACCATATATGAAGTTGATAAGATAAGGGCCGGTTGGTGCGATTGTTGTGGACCG ACTGCTCCCCAGAAAGCATCAAAAAGGATTTTGAACAATGTCAAGAAATTGTTCTTCTGCGCGCCAAAG ATTTCTGCTACAAAACTTTATGCAACCATAGATTTAGACAAGGCTAGAGTTGGAAGGACCAGAATCGCAGAAAATGAACCTTCGAACCCTCACTGGAATGACACATTTCGACTTTTCTGTGCACATGAGATTTCCAACATCATTTTTACAGTAAAAGATGAGAATCCTGTCAGTGCAACACTAATCGGAAGAGCATATCTCCCTGTTGAGGAAGTCTTGAATCGATATGTAGTCAATAAATGGGTACCAATATTAGATGAAGATGGTCATCCAATAAGTGGTCGTTCCAAAATCCACGTAAGGTTGCAGTTCTTTAGCGTAAAGCAAGACAGTAATTGGTCTAGAGGCATTACGTCCCCTGCATTTGGAGGAATACCTTATACATTTTTCAAGGAGAGACAGGGGTGTCAAGTTACACTTTACCCCGATGCAGATATTTCAGATGATGATATCACAAATTATCTCAAGTCTCAAGGACTCTTTGAACCTCAGAGATGTTGGGAAGATATATTTGATGCAATCAACAACGCAAAGCACTTAATTTATATAGCCGGTTGGTCGGTATACACTAAAATTACCTTGATAAGAAATCCAAGGAGGCAAAAGATAGGCGGAGAACAAAAGATAGGCGCAGAACTTACTCTTGGGGAGCTGTTGAAAAAGAAGGCAAGTGAGGGAGTTAATGTTCTTTTGCTAGTTTGGGATGATATAACTTCAGATGAGGTACTGAAAAGAGATGGACTAATGTCAACTCATGATCAAGAAACCGCGGATTATTTCAAGAACACGGATGTCCACTGTTGTTTGTGTCCGCGTAATGCAGATAGTGGAAAGACCGTAATTCAGGGGTTTCAAGTTGGTACAATGTTTACTCACCATCAAAAGACGATTGTGGTAGACACTGAAATTCCAGGAGGGCTGTCACAGAAAAGAATGATAGTCAGTTTTCTTGGTGGTATTGACCTTTGTGATGGACGATATGATACTCGGGAACACTCGTTATTCAGGACATTGGACACAGTACATAAGCAAGATTTCCATCAGCCTAACTTTCCGGGCTCTTCAATCGCAAAAGGTGGTCCAAGAGAGCCTTGGCATGACATTCATTGTAGGCTAGAAGGGCCTGTTGCCTGGGATGTCCTGTATAATTTTGAGCAAAGGTGGAGGAAGCAGATTGGAGATAGATTTATCTATTCATTGAATGAGCTTGATAAATTTATTATCCGGCCAACGGAAATTACAGCATCAAGGGATAGAGAAACCTGGAATGTTCAAATATTTCGATCCATTGATGGTGGTGCTGTTAAGGATTTCCCTGACACACCAGAAGAAGCTGCTGAGGTAGGTCTTGTTACCGGAAAAAACAATGTCATTGATCAAAGTATTCATGATGCATACATCAGTGCCATTCGTCGAGCTAAGAATTTCATTTACATTGAAAATCAATACTTTGTTGGAAGTTGTTATGGTTGGAAGCCTACTCAAGATGTCAAGCTCGAGGACATTGGAGCTTTGCATCTTATCCCAAAGGAGCTCTCACTTAAGATTGTGAGTAAGATTCAAGCAGGGGAGAGATTTACAGTCTACATTGTTCTTCCAATGTGGCCAGAAGGTATACCGGAAAGTGATTCTGTTCAGGCAATTTTAGACTGGCAAAGAAGGACAATGGAAATGATGTACACAGATATATGCAATGCCCTTAAGGCTAAGGGAATTACTACTGCTGATCCAAGAGATTACTTGACATTTTTCTGCCTTGGAAACCGTGAAGTCAAAAAGCCCGGAGAATACGAACCTCCTCAGAAACCAGATCCTGATACTGATTATGCTAGAGCTCAACAATTCAGGCGCTTTATGATCTATGTTCATTCAAAAATGATGATTG TTGATGATGAATACATCATAATTGGATCAGCCAACATTAATCAAAGATCAATGGATGGTGGAAGAGATTCTGAGATAGCCATGGGAGGCTACCAACGATATCACCTTGGATCTAATCAACCACCTAGAGGGAAAATATACGGTTTTCGTATGTCCTTATGGTGTGAGCATCTAAACTATGCAGATGACTCTTTCATCGATCCCTCGAGTCTAGAATGTGTTAGGAAAGTAAATGGCATGGCTGATGAGAGCTGGAAACTTTATTCTAGTGATACATTTGATCTAGATCTTCCGGGTCATCTTCTTCGCTACCCGGTAAATATTTCAAATACTGGACAGATTACAGCACTTCCTGGATTCAAGTTTTTCCCAGACACAAAAGCTGCTGTTCTTGGCACCAAATCTCAGTATCTCCCACCTATTCTCACTACATGA